The following are encoded in a window of Castanea sativa cultivar Marrone di Chiusa Pesio chromosome 9, ASM4071231v1 genomic DNA:
- the LOC142609693 gene encoding cationic peroxidase 1-like: protein MSPLFSVPSVLTTIIKSCLLFSLLVGMVSAQLSSTFYAKSCPNALSTINSAINSAISSEARMGASLIRLHFHDCFVNGCDASVLLDKTATEPGEKNVGPNASLRGYEVIDTIKSQLENLCPGVVSCADILAVAARDSAVALSAPIWSWTVDLGRRDSATASSAAVTSNIPLPTLNLSGLISAFSKKGFIAKEMVALSGIHSVGEASCRNFRTRIYNETNIDSSYATSLKSVCPSTGGDNNLAPLDVTTPTTFDNAYYTNLINKKGLLHADQQLFSGGSTDSIVTTYSNNVGNLITDFANAMVKMGRLSPLTGTSGQIRKNCRTAN from the exons ATGTCTCCCTTGTTCTCTGTCCCATCAGTTCTCACTACCATAATTAAGTCCTGCCTGCTATTTTCACTTCTTGTGGGTATGGTTTCTGCTCAGTTATCCTCAACTTTCTATGCAAAATCATGCCCTAATGCCCTTTCCACCATTAATTCTGCTATAAACTCTGCAATATCAAGTGAGGCACGAATGGGAGCATCCTTGATTCGCCTGCACTTTCATGACTGCTTTGTTAAT GGATGTGATGCATCCGTACTCTTGGACAAAACAGCAACTGAACCAGGAGAGAAAAATGTTGGTCCAAATGCTTCACTAAGGGGATATGAAGTAATCGACACTATCAAATCtcaattggagaatttgtgcCCTGGTGTTGTATCTTGTGCAGATATCTTAGCCGTTGCTGCAAGAGATTCAGCTGTTGCT CTGAGTGCACCTATTTGGTCTTGGACTGTTGATTTGGGAAGAAGAGACTCTGCTACAGCAAGTTCTGCTGCTGTTACCAGCAACATCCCGCTTCCAACATTAAATCTTAGTGGCCTTATCAGcgccttctcaaaaaaaggttttatTGCCAAAGAAATGGTGGCTTTATCAG GAATTCACTCTGTCGGCGAAGCAAGTTGCAGAAACTTCCGAACCAGGATTTACAATGAAACCAACATAGATTCCTCATATGCAACTTCATTGAAATCAGTTTGTCCAAGCACTGGCGGTGACAACAATCTTGCCCCTCTAGATGTAACTACTCCAACAACCTTTGACAATGCTTACTACACGAATTTGATAAACAAAAAGGGTCTCTTACACGCGGATCAGCAACTCTTTAGCGGAGGTTCCACTGATTCGATAGTTACCACTTATAGCAACAATGTGGGAAACCTCATAACAGACTTTGCCAATGCAATGGTGAAGATGGGAAGACTCAGTCCACTCACAGGCACAAGCGGCCAAATAAGGAAAAATTGCAGGACAGCCAACTGA